In Fundidesulfovibrio soli, the following proteins share a genomic window:
- a CDS encoding ABC transporter ATP-binding protein — MSACLEFRDVRKTYYVRRGAFSRAVPVHAVAGVDLAVAHGETVGLVGESGCGKSTLARMAVRLDAPTSGQVLMDGMDLWSTEGVTDRLPELVQMVFQDPFSSLDPRMTVAQSVGEALDARKVGDKASRRARVAELLDMVGLSPDHAGRYPHQFSGGQRQRAAIARALALNPRLVVCDEPVSALDVSIQAQVINIFQDLKERLGLTYLFISHDLAVVSHLSDRVAVMYAGRLVELAPAATLYEAPLHPYTRMLLAAIPVPDPAVRQERGAAPEARERAGDGACPLVPRCQLAGPDCAQEPPMREAAPGHLVRCHRA; from the coding sequence ATGAGCGCCTGCCTGGAGTTCCGCGACGTGCGCAAGACCTATTACGTGCGGCGCGGCGCCTTCTCGCGGGCCGTGCCGGTGCACGCCGTGGCCGGGGTGGACCTGGCCGTGGCCCACGGCGAGACCGTGGGGCTGGTGGGCGAATCGGGCTGCGGCAAGTCCACGCTTGCGCGCATGGCCGTGCGCCTGGACGCGCCCACCTCGGGCCAGGTGCTCATGGACGGCATGGACCTCTGGAGCACCGAGGGGGTGACGGACCGCCTGCCGGAGCTGGTCCAGATGGTCTTCCAGGACCCGTTCTCCTCCCTGGACCCGCGCATGACCGTGGCCCAGTCCGTGGGCGAGGCCCTGGACGCGCGCAAGGTGGGCGACAAGGCCTCCCGCCGGGCCCGCGTGGCCGAGCTGCTGGACATGGTGGGCCTCTCCCCCGACCACGCGGGGCGCTATCCGCACCAGTTCTCCGGCGGCCAGCGCCAGCGCGCGGCCATCGCAAGGGCCCTGGCCCTGAACCCCAGGCTGGTGGTTTGCGACGAGCCCGTCTCCGCCCTGGACGTGTCCATCCAGGCCCAGGTCATCAATATTTTCCAGGACCTCAAGGAGCGCCTGGGCCTGACCTACCTGTTCATCTCGCACGATCTGGCCGTGGTCAGCCACTTGAGCGACCGGGTGGCCGTGATGTATGCGGGGCGGCTGGTGGAGCTGGCTCCCGCGGCGACGCTGTACGAGGCGCCCCTGCACCCCTACACGCGGATGCTGCTGGCGGCCATCCCCGTGCCGGACCCGGCCGTCAGGCAGGAGCGCGGGGCCGCGCCCGAGGCCCGGGAGCGCGCCGGGGACGGGGCCTGCCCGTTGGTCCCCCGGTGCCAGTTGGCCGGGCCGGACTGCGCCCAGGAGCCCCCCATGCGGGAGGCCGCGCCCGGGCATCTTGTGCGCTGCCACCGGGCCTGA
- a CDS encoding ABC transporter ATP-binding protein — protein MDPLLRLQDFSAAFDTARGLAPAVDGVSFDLAPGEVFGLVGESGCGKTVLSLGILGLIPRPGRISGGRAFFAGRELTAMSQDELRALRGAEIAMIFQEPMTALNPVMRVGVQLAEPLLLHKGLDKKQAEARCLELLDQVGLPDPRAVLRAYPHELSGGMRQRVMIAMALGCGPRLLIADEPTTALDVTIQKQILELLAGLAAERGLAMLFITHNLGVVAQTCHRVGVMYAGRLVEVSPVEALFVKALHPYTQGLMASLPRLGSRHERLTPVAGSVPPLTALPSGCHFHPRCPFVMERCSREIPPVFRPEPGREARCWLHVEGGRA, from the coding sequence ATGGACCCGCTTCTGCGCCTTCAGGATTTCAGCGCCGCATTCGACACCGCCAGGGGCCTGGCCCCGGCAGTGGACGGCGTGAGCTTCGACCTCGCCCCCGGCGAGGTCTTCGGGCTCGTGGGCGAATCGGGCTGCGGCAAGACCGTGCTCTCCCTGGGCATCCTGGGGCTGATCCCGCGCCCTGGCAGGATTTCCGGGGGCAGGGCCTTTTTCGCCGGGCGCGAGCTGACCGCCATGAGCCAGGATGAGCTGCGCGCCCTGCGCGGGGCCGAGATCGCCATGATCTTCCAGGAGCCCATGACCGCGCTCAACCCCGTGATGCGCGTGGGCGTCCAGCTGGCCGAGCCCCTGCTGCTGCACAAGGGCCTGGACAAGAAGCAGGCCGAGGCCCGCTGCCTGGAGCTGCTGGACCAGGTGGGCCTGCCCGACCCGCGCGCCGTGCTGCGCGCCTACCCCCACGAACTCTCCGGCGGCATGCGCCAGCGGGTGATGATCGCCATGGCCCTGGGCTGCGGCCCCCGCCTGCTCATCGCCGACGAGCCCACCACCGCCCTGGACGTGACCATCCAGAAGCAGATCCTGGAGCTGCTCGCCGGGCTGGCCGCCGAGCGCGGGCTGGCCATGCTCTTCATCACCCACAACCTGGGCGTGGTGGCCCAGACCTGCCACCGCGTGGGCGTGATGTACGCCGGCCGCCTGGTGGAGGTCAGCCCCGTGGAGGCGCTGTTCGTCAAGGCGCTGCATCCCTACACCCAGGGGCTCATGGCCTCCCTGCCCCGGCTGGGCTCGCGCCACGAGCGCCTGACCCCGGTGGCGGGCAGCGTGCCGCCGCTCACCGCGCTGCCCTCGGGCTGCCATTTCCACCCGCGCTGCCCCTTCGTGATGGAGCGCTGCTCGCGGGAGATCCCGCCCGTGTTCCGCCCCGAGCCCGGGCGCGAGGCGCGCTGCTGGCTGCACGTCGAAGGGGGCCGGGCATGA
- the trmFO gene encoding methylenetetrahydrofolate--tRNA-(uracil(54)-C(5))-methyltransferase (FADH(2)-oxidizing) TrmFO, with protein MSLNTVAIVGGGLAGCECAMALARAGVKVTLYEMRPLRRSPAHTGDDLAELVCSNSLRSDDPDAAIGLLKREMESLGSVVMRAARATAVPAGKALAVDRELFAREVTRQVEAEANITLVRQEVASLDDPALQGFDAVVIAAGPLASESLAGSLAQAVGAQSLYFYDAIAPIIFTHSIDFSKVFSASRWEEGEGDYLNSPMEKDEYLAFHQALLDGEKVVPREFEKEIHFEGCMPVEALAERGVKTLVFGPLKPVGLTDPRTGRRPYAVAQLRPENAEKTCYNLVGFQTKLKYPEQERIFRMLPGLENAEFARLGSIHRNTYVDAPKVLTDGLELAARPGVFLAGQITGVEGYLESAACGLWLGLHLAHGLSLPPRETALGALLGHLRTPVKKFQPSNVNFGLSPDLTERAKKDSRKALYAARARAAWKQWMEGGEEPEEKQE; from the coding sequence TTGAGCCTCAACACCGTAGCGATTGTCGGCGGCGGCCTGGCGGGCTGCGAATGCGCCATGGCCCTGGCGCGGGCCGGGGTGAAGGTCACCCTGTACGAGATGCGCCCCCTGCGGCGCTCCCCGGCGCACACCGGGGACGACCTCGCGGAGCTGGTCTGCTCCAACTCCCTGCGCTCCGACGACCCTGACGCCGCCATCGGCCTGCTCAAGCGCGAGATGGAGTCCCTGGGCAGCGTGGTCATGCGCGCGGCACGGGCCACGGCCGTTCCCGCGGGCAAGGCCCTGGCCGTGGACCGCGAGCTTTTCGCCCGCGAGGTGACCCGCCAGGTGGAGGCCGAAGCCAACATCACCCTCGTCCGGCAGGAGGTGGCCTCCCTGGACGACCCGGCCCTGCAAGGCTTCGACGCCGTGGTCATCGCGGCCGGGCCCCTGGCCAGCGAGAGCCTGGCGGGCAGCCTGGCCCAGGCCGTGGGCGCGCAGAGCCTCTATTTCTACGACGCCATCGCCCCCATCATTTTCACCCACTCCATCGACTTCAGCAAGGTGTTCTCCGCCTCCCGCTGGGAGGAGGGCGAGGGCGACTACCTCAACAGCCCCATGGAGAAGGACGAATACCTGGCCTTCCACCAGGCCCTGCTGGACGGCGAGAAGGTGGTGCCCCGCGAATTCGAGAAGGAGATCCACTTCGAGGGCTGCATGCCCGTGGAGGCCCTGGCCGAACGCGGTGTGAAGACCCTGGTCTTCGGCCCGCTCAAGCCCGTGGGTCTCACGGACCCGCGCACCGGCAGGCGGCCCTACGCCGTGGCCCAGCTGCGCCCCGAGAACGCGGAGAAGACCTGCTACAACCTGGTGGGCTTCCAGACCAAGCTCAAATACCCCGAGCAGGAGCGCATCTTCAGGATGCTGCCTGGGCTCGAAAATGCCGAGTTCGCCCGCCTGGGCTCCATCCACCGCAACACCTACGTGGACGCGCCCAAGGTGCTCACGGACGGCCTGGAGCTGGCCGCCCGCCCCGGGGTGTTCCTGGCCGGGCAGATCACCGGCGTGGAGGGCTACCTGGAGAGCGCTGCCTGCGGGCTCTGGCTGGGCCTGCACCTGGCCCACGGCCTGAGCCTGCCCCCGCGCGAGACGGCGCTGGGCGCCCTGCTGGGGCACCTGCGCACGCCCGTGAAGAAATTCCAGCCCTCCAACGTGAACTTCGGCCTGAGCCCCGACCTGACCGAGCGCGCCAAGAAGGACAGCCGCAAGGCCCTGTACGCCGCGCGGGCCAGGGCTGCCTGGAAGCAGTGGATGGAAGGCGGAGAAGAACCGGAAGAGAAGCAGGAATAG
- a CDS encoding substrate-binding periplasmic protein, with protein sequence MAASRLLDVALGVCVVLLAACGPCLAGQAVVFNTGEWRPYTSEALQGHGFVVELVSAVCAKAGIEPRFDFLPWARAEAGVASGAAFAAFPYARTPARAENYDFTEPLFYGLSAALVREDNAKLRQFLAGGLTLADMKGLACGALIGSVQASLLEGAGVAVKQAPRTEQLLDMLRTGRLDCVVDDQDVLLHSVHIDPQGRDFRLVTVKEFKRRPVGLIVSRRYPGAKALLQRFDEAVRALRASGEYEALAVRFGLEVDP encoded by the coding sequence ATGGCCGCGAGCCGTCTGCTCGATGTGGCGCTGGGCGTCTGTGTTGTCCTGCTGGCGGCCTGCGGCCCATGCCTGGCAGGGCAGGCCGTGGTGTTCAACACCGGGGAGTGGCGGCCCTACACTTCCGAGGCTTTGCAGGGCCACGGCTTCGTCGTGGAGTTGGTCTCCGCCGTGTGCGCCAAGGCGGGCATCGAGCCGCGCTTTGATTTCCTCCCCTGGGCCAGGGCCGAGGCGGGCGTGGCTTCCGGTGCGGCATTCGCCGCGTTCCCCTATGCCCGGACCCCCGCCCGCGCTGAAAACTACGACTTCACCGAACCGTTGTTCTATGGCCTATCGGCGGCCCTGGTTCGGGAAGACAACGCGAAGCTGCGGCAATTTCTGGCGGGGGGCCTTACCTTGGCTGACATGAAGGGACTGGCCTGCGGAGCCCTGATCGGCAGCGTCCAGGCGTCACTCCTGGAAGGGGCGGGCGTCGCGGTGAAGCAGGCGCCCAGGACGGAGCAACTGCTCGACATGCTGCGCACCGGCCGGCTGGACTGCGTGGTGGACGACCAGGACGTCCTGCTGCACTCCGTGCACATCGACCCGCAAGGCAGGGATTTCAGGCTCGTCACGGTCAAGGAGTTCAAGAGGCGGCCGGTGGGCCTCATCGTCTCGCGGAGGTATCCGGGCGCCAAGGCCCTGCTGCAGCGGTTCGATGAAGCCGTTCGCGCGCTGCGGGCCTCGGGCGAGTATGAGGCCTTGGCCGTGCGCTTCGGCCTGGAGGTCGATCCCTGA
- the pyrF gene encoding orotidine-5'-phosphate decarboxylase, whose product MTKDIPLRERIIFALDVPDAARALHWVDTLEGSLGYFKVGLQLFLAEGFPLVERILERGHKLMLDLKFLDIPQTTGLAMREAALRGVHLATIHAHVSSVARAAVAEAGGVGVLGVTVLTSYGQEELAELGFPGSVESLVEARAGIALGAGCAGVVASAREASLLRKAYGPDFLIVTPGIRPAQHGKDDQRRVMTPGRAIAAGADHLVVGRPISQSDAPVETAKRMLEEVGETLEAMSAG is encoded by the coding sequence ATGACCAAAGACATTCCCCTGCGCGAGAGGATCATTTTCGCGCTCGACGTGCCCGACGCGGCCAGGGCCCTGCATTGGGTGGACACGCTGGAGGGCAGCCTGGGCTACTTCAAGGTGGGGCTGCAGCTCTTCCTGGCCGAAGGCTTCCCCCTGGTGGAGCGCATCCTGGAGCGCGGGCACAAGCTCATGCTCGACCTCAAGTTCCTGGACATCCCGCAGACCACGGGCCTGGCCATGCGCGAGGCCGCGCTGCGCGGCGTGCACCTGGCCACCATCCACGCCCACGTCTCCAGCGTGGCCCGGGCGGCCGTGGCCGAGGCCGGGGGCGTGGGCGTGCTCGGCGTCACCGTGCTCACCAGCTACGGGCAGGAGGAACTCGCCGAGCTGGGCTTTCCCGGCAGCGTGGAGAGCCTGGTGGAGGCCAGGGCGGGCATCGCCCTGGGCGCGGGCTGCGCCGGGGTGGTGGCTTCCGCCAGGGAAGCCTCCCTGCTGCGCAAGGCCTACGGGCCGGACTTCCTGATCGTGACCCCGGGCATCCGCCCCGCCCAGCACGGCAAGGACGACCAGCGCCGGGTCATGACCCCGGGGCGGGCCATTGCCGCCGGTGCGGACCACCTGGTGGTGGGGCGGCCCATCAGCCAGTCGGACGCACCCGTGGAGACCGCGAAGCGGATGCTCGAGGAAGTGGGCGAGACGTTGGAGGCCATGAGCGCGGGATAG
- a CDS encoding DUF3536 domain-containing protein, whose protein sequence is MRKHLCIHGHFYQPPREDPWLGAILPEGSAAPSLNWNQRITGESYAPLARARRLDGSGRITGLLNCYEWMSFNAGPTLLSWMAGADPDTVRLMREADAASIRRLGKGNAMAQVYHHQILPLASELDKELEVAWAVDDFTARFGRAPEGMWLAETAVDTASLEALARHGVRFTVLAPGQAQAVASLGEPVWSPVDASSLDIRQPYLVKLPSGRTVSVFFYDGPLSQAVAFEGLLADGENFWRRLSGACSPGLLALATDGETYGHHFKFGDMALAFVLDQARQGRDEVALTNFAAYLEANPPAMQVRLHEPSAWSCAHGVDRWRSDCGCTTGGHPGWHQRWRGPLRRALQGVKDATDTHYFLRGAECFKDPRSALVAYGKVLAGLSSQEAFAKGHFRQGLPAAQQATAWRLLSMQQWGLASLASCAWFFDEVSRIEPVNALTFALRSMELARRTGGPDMEPELLPVLRQAVSNLPEYGNAEVIWRTMVAPRRESEASLTAQALLTLHLEERFPEPERSVCVSWPGVGVEVAAQSASSGTVRISWALESGEDEASWEWRRPVNGEDPLLCAVSVEHSAGCEEFLPAVLPVNKRQALANAWAGKASEIAWECALARMGQGAHLVAELQEAQTTLIMAQLWAGMWQQLAWAYLWGLDLSPKQGELLRVFLVQASVSGWERDGLMERVRRRALQEICTGLPDWEALCRMALRVRELGLPENWWAVQNVLWEGSLHAGAGRAFAQLIGFA, encoded by the coding sequence ATGCGCAAGCATCTCTGCATCCACGGCCATTTCTACCAACCTCCCCGCGAAGACCCCTGGCTGGGCGCCATCCTTCCCGAAGGCAGCGCCGCCCCGAGCCTGAACTGGAACCAGCGCATCACAGGCGAATCCTACGCGCCGCTGGCCCGGGCCAGACGGCTGGACGGCTCAGGGCGCATCACAGGGCTGCTCAACTGCTACGAGTGGATGTCCTTCAATGCGGGGCCCACGCTGCTCTCTTGGATGGCCGGGGCCGACCCGGACACCGTGCGGCTCATGCGCGAGGCCGACGCGGCCAGCATCCGCAGGCTGGGCAAGGGCAACGCCATGGCCCAGGTCTACCACCACCAGATCCTGCCCCTGGCCAGCGAGCTGGACAAGGAGCTTGAGGTGGCCTGGGCTGTGGACGACTTCACGGCCCGCTTCGGCCGCGCTCCCGAGGGCATGTGGCTGGCCGAGACCGCCGTGGACACCGCCTCGCTTGAGGCGCTGGCCCGCCACGGGGTGCGCTTCACCGTGCTGGCCCCCGGCCAGGCCCAGGCCGTTGCCTCGCTGGGGGAGCCGGTCTGGAGCCCCGTGGACGCCTCCAGCCTGGATATCCGCCAGCCCTACCTGGTGAAGCTGCCCTCCGGCCGCACGGTGAGCGTGTTCTTTTACGACGGCCCGCTCTCGCAGGCGGTGGCCTTCGAGGGCCTGCTGGCGGACGGCGAGAATTTCTGGCGGCGGCTCTCCGGAGCCTGCTCCCCGGGCCTGTTGGCCCTGGCCACCGACGGCGAGACCTACGGCCACCACTTCAAGTTCGGCGATATGGCCCTGGCCTTCGTGCTTGATCAGGCCCGCCAGGGCCGCGACGAAGTGGCCCTGACCAACTTTGCCGCCTACCTGGAGGCCAACCCGCCCGCCATGCAGGTGCGGCTGCACGAGCCCTCGGCCTGGAGCTGCGCCCACGGGGTGGATCGCTGGCGCTCGGACTGCGGCTGCACCACCGGCGGGCATCCCGGCTGGCACCAGCGCTGGCGCGGCCCCCTGCGCCGGGCCCTGCAGGGCGTGAAGGACGCGACGGACACGCACTACTTCCTGCGCGGGGCCGAGTGCTTCAAGGACCCGCGCTCAGCCCTGGTGGCCTATGGGAAGGTGCTGGCCGGGCTCTCAAGCCAGGAGGCCTTCGCCAAGGGCCACTTCCGCCAGGGCCTGCCCGCCGCGCAGCAGGCCACGGCCTGGAGGCTGCTCTCCATGCAGCAGTGGGGACTGGCCTCCCTGGCCAGCTGCGCCTGGTTCTTCGACGAGGTCTCCCGCATCGAGCCCGTGAACGCCCTGACCTTCGCCCTGCGCTCCATGGAGCTGGCGCGGCGCACCGGCGGCCCGGACATGGAGCCGGAGCTTCTGCCCGTCCTGCGCCAGGCGGTGTCGAACCTGCCGGAGTACGGCAACGCCGAGGTGATCTGGCGCACAATGGTCGCGCCCAGGCGCGAATCCGAGGCCTCCCTTACGGCACAGGCGCTCTTGACCCTGCACCTGGAGGAGCGCTTCCCCGAGCCTGAGCGCAGCGTCTGCGTCTCCTGGCCGGGCGTGGGGGTGGAGGTGGCGGCGCAGAGCGCCTCCAGCGGCACGGTGCGCATCTCCTGGGCCTTGGAGAGCGGTGAGGACGAAGCCAGCTGGGAATGGCGGCGTCCCGTCAACGGAGAGGATCCGCTGCTGTGCGCCGTGAGCGTGGAGCACTCCGCCGGATGTGAGGAGTTCCTGCCGGCTGTCCTTCCGGTGAACAAACGGCAGGCGCTGGCCAACGCCTGGGCGGGGAAGGCGTCGGAAATCGCCTGGGAGTGCGCCCTTGCGCGCATGGGCCAGGGCGCGCACCTGGTCGCGGAGCTGCAGGAGGCCCAGACCACCCTGATCATGGCCCAGCTCTGGGCCGGCATGTGGCAGCAGCTTGCCTGGGCCTACCTGTGGGGGCTTGACCTTTCGCCGAAACAGGGCGAACTTTTGCGGGTGTTCCTGGTCCAGGCCTCCGTTTCTGGCTGGGAGCGCGACGGGCTGATGGAGCGGGTGAGGCGGCGCGCGCTCCAGGAAATCTGCACCGGCCTTCCCGACTGGGAGGCGCTGTGCCGCATGGCGTTGCGCGTCAGGGAACTGGGCCTGCCGGAAAACTGGTGGGCGGTTCAGAACGTCCTCTGGGAGGGCTCCCTGCACGCCGGCGCGGGCCGCGCCTTCGCTCAACTCATCGGATTTGCGTAA
- a CDS encoding hybrid sensor histidine kinase/response regulator — MRNRLFCRLAIPVVGGVLLLWGGLLAVALNLISEVVADHADHQLRSYARETRNILTESNEFEMASMRALAQKLAQNSTQNPAQAQAQAAAAERGARRQALDRLLRLYRIEDVPAVVLDANGSELLRHAPGGLRVPVELTEQMTTMPMKMDGLTGHAIELAFQPWGWRVVLGDVSTGYQFMAADIRNISLGGAAFLLVGLLAYLHYTRRTVSEPLESIRDALQRGERPGYKGIEEFSAVAESIGKVMDSLEERDRQLRVSRTWYRQMFEAAPVMMFSVTQDGRLSDVNRMLCEHGGYSRENLVGMEAERLVLMEPGQLRGLWSGLSMRKVPVLLRLKGGEQRRALLNALLTEDPVGRQVVLAAVMDVTDQQNTERDLREARDAAEAANRAKGEFLANVSHEIRTPLNGMLGMLQLLERSQLEPRQMDWVGNALECGRSLYILLGDILDFSSLESDGAGFAEEPFSPAGLLFEMAQLFSHQAQDKDILLAVVPEAGLPGTMIGAGGRLRQALFNLVGNAVKFTQSGSVTLKVGMAGETSDGAALLRFEVSDTGIGIGPDKLRSVFEPFTQADGSHTRRYQGAGLGLAIVSRLVSLWGGRLDMASAPGRGTTVSVTIPARPAPPGIEAPHHAPATLAAPRGAGRVLLAEDDPINTVLTMDMLESLGYRATIVENGSQAIKALSQEDFDCLLMDLQMPEMDGITATRVIRSDSDLGLKAEIPIIALAGHALPGDRERVLAAGMNDYLAKPVDFEHLEMVLARVMGNPARRRLS; from the coding sequence TTGCGCAACCGCCTTTTCTGTCGTCTGGCCATACCCGTGGTGGGGGGAGTGCTGCTCCTCTGGGGCGGACTGCTGGCCGTGGCCTTGAACCTCATCTCTGAAGTGGTCGCCGACCACGCGGATCACCAGTTGCGCAGCTACGCCCGGGAGACCAGGAACATCCTGACGGAGAGCAACGAATTTGAGATGGCGTCCATGCGCGCCCTGGCTCAGAAGCTGGCCCAGAATTCCACCCAGAATCCCGCCCAGGCCCAGGCCCAGGCCGCGGCCGCGGAACGCGGAGCCAGGCGGCAGGCCCTGGACAGGCTCCTCAGGCTTTACCGCATAGAGGACGTTCCAGCTGTCGTGCTGGACGCCAACGGCTCCGAACTGTTGCGCCACGCCCCGGGCGGCCTGAGGGTGCCCGTGGAGCTCACGGAACAAATGACCACCATGCCCATGAAAATGGATGGCCTCACGGGCCACGCCATCGAGCTTGCTTTCCAGCCCTGGGGGTGGCGGGTGGTCCTGGGCGACGTGAGCACCGGCTACCAGTTCATGGCTGCCGACATCCGCAACATATCCCTCGGGGGGGCGGCGTTCCTGCTCGTGGGGCTTCTTGCCTACCTGCACTACACCCGGCGCACGGTCTCCGAGCCGCTGGAGAGCATAAGGGACGCCTTGCAGCGCGGCGAGCGCCCCGGCTACAAGGGCATCGAGGAGTTCTCGGCGGTTGCCGAGTCCATCGGCAAGGTCATGGATTCCCTTGAGGAGCGCGACAGGCAGCTGCGTGTCAGCCGCACATGGTACCGGCAGATGTTCGAGGCCGCGCCGGTGATGATGTTCTCAGTGACCCAAGACGGCCGGCTGAGCGACGTGAACCGCATGCTCTGCGAGCATGGCGGCTATTCGCGCGAGAACCTGGTGGGCATGGAGGCCGAACGGCTGGTCCTGATGGAGCCCGGACAACTGCGGGGGCTGTGGTCCGGCTTGTCCATGCGGAAGGTCCCGGTGTTGTTGCGGCTCAAGGGCGGGGAGCAACGCCGGGCGCTCCTGAACGCCCTCCTCACGGAAGACCCCGTGGGGCGGCAGGTGGTGCTCGCGGCGGTCATGGACGTGACCGACCAGCAGAACACGGAGCGGGACCTGAGAGAGGCCAGGGACGCGGCCGAGGCGGCCAACCGGGCCAAGGGCGAGTTCCTGGCCAACGTCAGCCATGAGATACGCACCCCGCTCAACGGCATGCTGGGCATGCTGCAGCTGCTGGAACGCTCCCAACTGGAGCCGCGCCAGATGGACTGGGTGGGCAACGCCCTGGAGTGCGGACGGTCGCTGTATATCCTGCTGGGCGACATTCTGGACTTCTCCTCGCTGGAGTCGGACGGGGCGGGCTTCGCGGAGGAACCCTTCTCCCCGGCGGGGCTGCTCTTCGAAATGGCGCAGCTCTTCTCCCACCAGGCCCAGGACAAGGACATCCTGCTCGCCGTGGTGCCCGAGGCGGGGCTGCCCGGCACCATGATCGGGGCCGGGGGCAGGCTGCGCCAGGCGCTCTTCAATCTTGTGGGCAACGCGGTGAAATTCACCCAGAGCGGCTCGGTCACCCTCAAGGTGGGCATGGCGGGCGAAACGTCCGACGGCGCCGCGCTGTTGCGCTTCGAGGTGTCGGATACGGGCATCGGCATCGGGCCGGACAAGCTGCGCAGCGTCTTCGAGCCCTTCACCCAGGCCGACGGCTCGCATACCAGGCGCTACCAGGGCGCGGGCCTGGGGCTGGCCATCGTCAGCCGCCTCGTGTCCCTGTGGGGCGGCCGCCTGGACATGGCCTCGGCCCCCGGCAGGGGGACCACGGTGTCCGTCACCATCCCCGCGCGCCCGGCTCCGCCCGGAATCGAGGCCCCGCATCACGCACCGGCCACCCTGGCCGCTCCGCGGGGCGCGGGCCGCGTGCTCCTGGCCGAGGACGACCCCATCAACACCGTGCTGACCATGGACATGCTCGAAAGCCTGGGCTACCGCGCCACCATCGTGGAGAACGGCAGCCAGGCCATCAAGGCCCTCTCCCAGGAGGATTTCGACTGCCTGCTCATGGATCTCCAGATGCCCGAGATGGACGGCATAACCGCCACCAGGGTCATACGGTCCGATTCGGATCTGGGGCTCAAGGCGGAGATCCCCATCATCGCCCTCGCCGGGCACGCCCTCCCGGGCGACAGGGAGCGCGTGCTGGCCGCCGGCATGAACGATTATCTTGCGAAACCCGTGGATTTCGAGCACCTGGAGATGGTGCTGGCCAGGGTCATGGGCAACCCTGCCCGGCGAAGGCTCAGCTGA
- a CDS encoding DNA polymerase III subunit delta' has translation MDAAFFGLGPRQDRARLQLDRLAANPPQVLVLEGGLAPEREAAALYFAAACNCAGSGASPGAGACGACPACVQIRDKIFMDLIFLDGAEQSIKVDDVREVRQKVGEPPRGSGHRVVVFTEAQALTPSAANALLKSMEEPRPGNCFLLLAPQRERLLPTLVSRSWTLTLAWPEAGGSLACPVDSETCDNTIWLEALERFWRTGQGLFGLTSAKTRLTRNVALAVVLALSKELADVLAGRECSRLGRFLGERLGLQGLRSLDLLLETTQEALVGQANPALSIEWMATRVALWVR, from the coding sequence ATGGACGCAGCGTTCTTCGGACTCGGCCCCAGGCAGGACCGCGCCCGCCTGCAGCTTGACCGGCTGGCGGCGAACCCCCCGCAAGTGCTCGTGCTGGAGGGCGGACTGGCTCCCGAAAGGGAGGCGGCCGCCCTCTATTTCGCCGCGGCCTGCAATTGCGCCGGTTCCGGGGCGAGCCCGGGGGCAGGCGCCTGCGGAGCCTGCCCGGCCTGCGTGCAGATACGCGACAAGATCTTCATGGACCTCATCTTCCTGGACGGGGCGGAGCAGTCCATCAAGGTGGACGACGTGCGCGAGGTGCGCCAGAAGGTGGGCGAGCCCCCGCGCGGCTCCGGCCACCGCGTGGTGGTGTTCACCGAGGCCCAGGCCCTCACGCCGTCGGCGGCCAACGCGCTGCTGAAGTCCATGGAGGAGCCGCGCCCCGGCAACTGCTTCCTGCTTCTGGCGCCGCAGCGCGAGCGCCTTCTCCCCACCCTCGTCTCCCGCTCCTGGACGCTCACCCTGGCCTGGCCCGAGGCCGGGGGCTCCCTGGCCTGCCCGGTGGACTCCGAGACCTGCGACAACACCATATGGCTCGAAGCCCTGGAACGCTTCTGGCGCACCGGGCAGGGCCTCTTCGGCCTGACCTCCGCCAAGACACGCCTGACGCGCAACGTGGCCCTGGCCGTGGTGCTGGCCCTCTCCAAGGAACTGGCCGACGTGCTGGCCGGGCGGGAGTGCTCCAGACTGGGCCGGTTCCTGGGCGAGCGTCTGGGCCTGCAGGGCCTGCGCAGCCTGGACCTGCTGCTGGAGACCACCCAGGAGGCCCTGGTGGGCCAGGCCAACCCGGCCCTGTCCATCGAGTGGATGGCCACCCGCGTGGCCCTCTGGGTGCGCTGA